Proteins encoded together in one Benincasa hispida cultivar B227 chromosome 1, ASM972705v1, whole genome shotgun sequence window:
- the LOC120073804 gene encoding polyadenylate-binding protein-interacting protein 9-like, whose protein sequence is MAAVAEDSSEAAAAKNFDPTMNTKSEFDAHKLAEMFSNLNPLAKEFFPSSYSHHDRQDFHFYYQNNNRSFAKNFQVADQLLHSDNNRRRRPDFNNQGRRRLNNNRSVRAQQEESIRRTVYVSDIDKDVSEEELAKVFREFCGYVNDCRICGDPHSVLRFAFVEFANEHSARAAIGLSGTVVGSYPVKVLPSKTAILPVNPTFLPKSNDEWDMCTRTIYCTNIDKKVSQAEVKSFFETSCGEVTRLRLLGDQLHSTRIAFVEFALAETALQALNCSGMILGAQPIRVSPSKTPVRPRVTRPGSMKPS, encoded by the exons ATGGCCGCGGTTGCTGAGGATTCCAGTGAGGCAGCGGCTGCCAAGAATTTTGATCCCACCATGAATACCAAATCAGAATTTGATGCTCATAAGCTTGCTGAAATGTTCAGCAATTTGAACCCTTTGGCCAAGGAGTTTTTTCCTTCCTCTTACTCTCATCATGATCGCcaagattttcatttttattatcaaaataataatcgATCGTTCGCCAAGAACTTTCAGGTCGCCGATCAACTGTTGCACAGTGATAATAATCGCAGg AGAAGGCCTGACTTTAATAACCAGGGGAGAAGAAGACTGAATAATAATAGATCTGTCAGAGCACAACAAGAGGAAAGTATAAGGAGGACCGTTTATGTCTCTGATATTGATAAGGAT GTCTCTGAAGAGGAGCTTGCCAAGGTATTCAGGGAGTTTTGTGGTTAT GTTAATGATTGCCGAATATGCGGCGACCCCCATTCAGTTCTTCGTTTTGCTTTTGTGGAGTTCGCTAATGAGC ATAGTGCTAGAGCAGCCATAGGCCTCAGTGGGACGGTGGTTGGGTCTTATCCAGTTAAGGTATTACCTTCAAAGACTGCCATTCTTCCTGTGAATCCTACCTTTCTCCCCAAG TCAAATGATGAATGGGATATGTGTACAAGGACTATCTACTGCACAAATATTGATAAGAAG gTATCTCAGGCTGAAGTTAAGAGTTTCTTTGAAACTTCTTGTGGTGAG GTAACTCGTTTGAGGTTGTTGGGTGATCAGTTGCATTCGACTCGTATAGCTTTTGTTGAATTTGCTCTG GCAGAGACTGCTCTTCAAGCACTCAATTGTAGTGGAATGATCTTGGGTGCTCAGCCAATCAG GGTAAGTCCATCTAAGACACCTGTTAGGCCCCGAGTTACTCGCCCAGGAAGCATGAAGCCATCTTGA
- the LOC120070290 gene encoding exopolygalacturonase-like, with protein sequence MAFVIKGILKAPTDMSSLYADSWINFRYVDRLTVSGGGSLDGQGATAWPRNECKKNPNCQSLPTTMKFDFITNSKVHNLRSINSKNNHFMIFGCSKMSITNIRISTPGDSPNTDGIKIGNSDLIDITNSIIGTGDDCISMLSGSKNINISNVICGPGHGISIGSLGKYEKEEDVMGITVKNCSFKNTTDGVRIKTWATPSIGNAYNIYYEDIFMDGVENPIIIDQQYCPVPPCNQHESSRVQISNVTFKDIWGSSKSASAVTLRCSKSRPCKNIVLDNINLTSYPNVGQLFSSCFHAHGFSYGNQNPYPCL encoded by the exons ATGGCCTTTGTGATAAAGGGCATTCTAAAGGCTCCAACCGACATGTCGTCTCTTTATGCTGACAGTTGGATTAATTTTCGATATGTCGATCGGTTGACTGTTAGTGGAGGTGGTTCATTGGATGGTCAAGGAGCTACGGCTTGGCCAAGAAATGAGTgcaaaaaaaaccctaattgccAATCTCTTCCCAcg acaatgaaatttgattttattacaaATTCAAAAGTTCACAACTTGAGATCAATCAATAGCAAGAACAACCATTTCATGATCTTTGGATGTAGCAAGATGAGCATCACCAACATTCGTATCTCCACTCCTGGTGATAGCCCCAACACGGATGGAATAAAAATTGGAAACTCCGATCTCATCGATATCACAAACTCAATCATAGGCACGGGTGACGACTGCATTTCGATGTTGTCCGGAAGCAAGAATATCAACATATCAAACGTCATTTGCGGCCCGGGACATGGGATTAGCATTGGAAGCTTAGGGAAATATGAGAAAGAAGAGGATGTTATGGGGATCACAGTGAAGAATTGTAGTTTTAAGAACACAACTGATGGTGTGAGAATTAAAACATGGGCTACACCTTCAATTGGAAATGCTTACAACATTTACTATGAAGATATATTCATGGATGGAGTTGAAAACCCAATCATCATAGATCAACAATATTGCCCTGTTCCTCCATGCAATCAACAT GAATCTTCAAGGGTGCAAATAAGCAATGTGACATTCAAAGACATATGGGGTAGTAGCAAATCAGCAAGTGCAGTGACATTGAGATGCAGCAAAAGCAGGCCATGCAAGAACATAGTGCTTGACAATATTAATCTCACAAGCTATCCAAATGTAGGACAACTTTTTTCTTCTTGCTTTCATGCTCATGGCTTCTCTTATGGCAATCAAAACCCTTATCCTTGCTTGTAA